One genomic window of Arvicola amphibius chromosome 4, mArvAmp1.2, whole genome shotgun sequence includes the following:
- the Sirt7 gene encoding NAD-dependent protein deacetylase sirtuin-7 isoform X1 — protein sequence MAAGGGLSRSERKAAERVRRLREEQQRERLRQVSRILRKAAAERSAEEGRLLAESEDLVTELQGRSRRREGLKRRQEEVCDDPEELRRKVQELAGAVRNAKHLVVYTGAGISTAASIPDYRGPNGVWTLLQKGRRVSATDLSDAEPTLTHMSITRLHEQKLVQHVVSQNCDGLHLRSGLPRTAISELHGNMYIEVCTSCVPNREYVRVFDVTERTALHRHQTGRTCHKCGTQLRDTIVHFGERGTLGQPLNWEAATEAASKADTILCLGSSLKVLRKYPRLWCMTKPPSRRPKLYIVNLQWTPKDDWAALKLHGKCDDVMQLLMDELGLEIPVYDRWQDPIFSLATPLRAGEEGSHSRKSLSRSREDAPPGDQSAPLSSAPPILGGWFGRGCAKRAKRKKAA from the exons ATGGCAGCCGGTGGCGGTCTGAGCCGCTCGGAGCGCAAGGCGGCCGAGCGTGTCCGGAGGCTGCGGGAGGAGCAGCAGCGGGAGCGCCTCCGCCAG GTGTCACGCATCCTGAGGAAGGCGGCTGCAGAGCGCAGCGCGGAGGAGGGCCGGCTGCTGGCCGAGAGCGAGGATCTGGTGACCGAGCTGCAGGGTCGGAGCCGGCGACGAGAGGGCCTCAAGCGGCGTCAGGAGGAG GTGTGTGATGACCCGGAGGAGCTGCGGAGGAAGGTCCAGGAACTGGCCGGAGCTGTTCGGAATGCCAAACACTTGGTGGTCTACACAGGCGCCGGGATCAGCACG GCAGCTTCTATCCCAGATTATCGGGGTCCTAATGGAGTATGGACACTGCTTCAGAAAGGAAGGCGCGTGAG TGCCACCGACCTGAGTGACGCTGAgcccaccctcacacacatgaGCATCACCCGCTTGCATGAGCAAAAGCTG GTGCAGCACGTGGTGTCTCAGAACTGTGACGGGCTCCACCTGCGCAGCGGGCTGCCACGCACTGCCATCTCTGAGCTCCACGGGAATATGTATATTGAA GTCTGCACCTCCTGCGTCCCAAACAGGGAGTATGTACGAGTGTTCGATGTGACGGAGAGAACCGCCCTTCACCGACACCAGACTGGCCGGACCTGCCATAAGTGTGGGACTCAGCTCCGGGACACCATTGTGCACTTTGGGGAGAGGGGGACATTGGGGCAGCCTCTGAACTGGGAGGCAGCGACCGAGGCTGCCAGCAAAGCTGACACGATCCTGTGTTTAGGGTCCAGCTTGAAG GTACTCAGGAAGTATCCCCGCCTGTGGTGCATGACGAAGCCTCCTAGCCGGCGGCCCAAACTCTACATTGTGAACTTGCAG TGGACCCCGAAGGACGACTGGGCTGCTTTGAAGCTTCATGGGAAATGTGATGATGTCATGCAGCTCCTCATGGATGAACTGGGCCTGGAGATCCCTGTCTACGACCG GTGGCAAGACCCCATTTTCTCCTTGGCAACTCCCCTCCGTGCTGGCGAAGAAGGCAGCCACAGCAGGAAGTCGCTGAGCAGAAGCCGAGAAGACGCCCCACCTGGGGACCAGAGTGCCCCACTTAGCTCAGCTCCCCCCATTCTAGGAGGCTGGTTTGGCAGGGGCTGTGCCAAGCGTGcgaagaggaagaaagcagcataG
- the Sirt7 gene encoding NAD-dependent protein deacetylase sirtuin-7 isoform X2, with the protein MAAGGGLSRSERKAAERVRRLREEQQRERLRQVSRILRKAAAERSAEEGRLLAESEDLVTELQGRSRRREGLKRRQEEVCDDPEELRRKVQELAGAVRNAKHLVVYTGAGISTAASIPDYRGPNGVWTLLQKGRRVSATDLSDAEPTLTHMSITRLHEQKLVQHVVSQNCDGLHLRSGLPRTAISELHGNMYIEVCTSCVPNREYVRVFDVTERTALHRHQTGRTCHKCGTQLRDTIVHFGERGTLGQPLNWEAATEAASKADTILCLGSSLKVLRKYPRLWCMTKPPSRRPKLYIVNLQWTPKDDWAALKLHGKCDDVMQLLMDELGLEIPVYDRVLEGKSVTSFNQRVQEIKDPFTSGPGNSCGKTPFSPWQLPSVLAKKAATAGSR; encoded by the exons ATGGCAGCCGGTGGCGGTCTGAGCCGCTCGGAGCGCAAGGCGGCCGAGCGTGTCCGGAGGCTGCGGGAGGAGCAGCAGCGGGAGCGCCTCCGCCAG GTGTCACGCATCCTGAGGAAGGCGGCTGCAGAGCGCAGCGCGGAGGAGGGCCGGCTGCTGGCCGAGAGCGAGGATCTGGTGACCGAGCTGCAGGGTCGGAGCCGGCGACGAGAGGGCCTCAAGCGGCGTCAGGAGGAG GTGTGTGATGACCCGGAGGAGCTGCGGAGGAAGGTCCAGGAACTGGCCGGAGCTGTTCGGAATGCCAAACACTTGGTGGTCTACACAGGCGCCGGGATCAGCACG GCAGCTTCTATCCCAGATTATCGGGGTCCTAATGGAGTATGGACACTGCTTCAGAAAGGAAGGCGCGTGAG TGCCACCGACCTGAGTGACGCTGAgcccaccctcacacacatgaGCATCACCCGCTTGCATGAGCAAAAGCTG GTGCAGCACGTGGTGTCTCAGAACTGTGACGGGCTCCACCTGCGCAGCGGGCTGCCACGCACTGCCATCTCTGAGCTCCACGGGAATATGTATATTGAA GTCTGCACCTCCTGCGTCCCAAACAGGGAGTATGTACGAGTGTTCGATGTGACGGAGAGAACCGCCCTTCACCGACACCAGACTGGCCGGACCTGCCATAAGTGTGGGACTCAGCTCCGGGACACCATTGTGCACTTTGGGGAGAGGGGGACATTGGGGCAGCCTCTGAACTGGGAGGCAGCGACCGAGGCTGCCAGCAAAGCTGACACGATCCTGTGTTTAGGGTCCAGCTTGAAG GTACTCAGGAAGTATCCCCGCCTGTGGTGCATGACGAAGCCTCCTAGCCGGCGGCCCAAACTCTACATTGTGAACTTGCAG TGGACCCCGAAGGACGACTGGGCTGCTTTGAAGCTTCATGGGAAATGTGATGATGTCATGCAGCTCCTCATGGATGAACTGGGCCTGGAGATCCCTGTCTACGACCG gGTCTTAGAGGGGAAATCAGTAACTTCTTTTAATCAAAGGGTTCAAGAAATTAAGGATCCCTTCACCTCTGGGCCTGGCAATTCTT GTGGCAAGACCCCATTTTCTCCTTGGCAACTCCCCTCCGTGCTGGCGAAGAAGGCAGCCACAGCAGGAAGTCGCTGA